Below is a window of Ahaetulla prasina isolate Xishuangbanna chromosome 1, ASM2864084v1, whole genome shotgun sequence DNA.
AGGGGTAGGGGAGGCCACTTGGGTGAGCCATTTCCCCAAAGCTGAATTTCACAGCTTTCATTCTTCCTCTGTCTCCCAGGATGACCTTTTTGTGGACTTAGCGAACCTGAGCCATCTTTTCCTGCATGGGAACAAAATCTGGAAGCTCTCCGAGAATGTCTTCCGTGGCCTGTCTGGATTAGACCGCCTGTTGCTGCATCGGAATCACCTGCATACCGTTCCTATGTGGGCTTTTCATGATTTGGGAAAGCTGACCATCCTGTATTTGTTCAACAATAGCCTGACCACTCTGTCTGGAGAAACGCTCTCGGATTTGCCCTCCCTGGAGTTTCTGCGCCTCAACAACAATCCCTGGGCCTGTGACTGCCGTGCCTACTCCCTTTGGTCCTGGTTCCAGCGCACGCATGTCTCCATCTCAGACGTCATATGCACCTCTCCTGCAGAACGCAAGGGGCACGACATGCGATATCTGAATGAAGCAATCTTTCAAGGCTGCCCTCCAACCAGCCATCACTCTATTGAGTTTGACTGGAGCTGTAGGCCTGAATGGGAAAATGGACTGGCTCACCCCCATcctcgcccccacccccaccctcacccccatCCACACCCTCACCCTCACCCACACCCCAATGGCTCATCTAATCATCTCTATGGCCTTGGAGGATCCCCTCCCGCTGATCCATCCTCCTTCTATAGGGATGTCCCGGCCAATGACATCCAGAGCCCCAAGTATGATCCACCTACAGAAGATGACTACTGGGGGAGTTATGGTAATGGAGAAGGAAGCCAACTGAAAAAGGGATGCCTAGGAACTTCTTGTTCTTCTCTGGACTCTGGAGCAATCAGGATTGGCTGCTGgttatttctcctttcctgtctatTCATTCTGTTGGAACTATCATAGTTTTGACCATGGAGGGTGGTTACCCTATTGATTGCTAATAGAGTCTGGGAACTTTGAGACTGTGGGGAGGCTGGATCCCTACCCAGCACTTAGCTGAGGCCAAAGTGATTCGCCTTCACCCTCACCCAGGGGTAAAGGAAGACTGACTAGGTCtgttactgctgctgctgctttctggCCAATTGTGAGACTTGAAGCCACTTTCTATGTGGCACCTGTTATATTTCATGAACATATGGCAAGggcaatccattttttttatttctcgagTGTTGCAAAACTCTCTTGTTAGAGATGTTCCTTAAATCCTACTGCTTCTTGAGTGTGTAAGGAGCTGTCTGTAGTCTCCTCTACAGGGCAAGGATCTCTTCTGTGCATGAGAAGGAACTATGGATGAGGACCTCTTTTTTTCAGGGCCTCCATTCTTTTAACAAATATCCTTTCACGCATATAAGTGCCTGCTCTGTTTCCTAGGATAGGACCCCTCAACTAAAGGATACCGCGTCCTCTTCCAgaactaaagggaaaaaaaataataataatccaaatttGGAGCTGTGATCACTTTTGACTTCTTATTatctggtgggtttttttaattaattgaaggGACCCCAGGGGAGCAATTCACACACTTAATTGTAATGTTGATCATCTTAATTGATAGGGGTGTGATGATGGAAGTTTGCTCCACTGGCTATTGAAACCGGAAATTGTTGGATGACTCGAGTAGATAGGGGACCATTCAGCTTCTCAGTAATAATCCATATAAAATATTCTTAACAA
It encodes the following:
- the RTN4RL2 gene encoding reticulon-4 receptor-like 2 — protein: MLLRLGSTLYGLAPTFLLLLTLPFGSSMCPMLCTCYFSPPTVSCQANNFSSVPRILPPNAQRLFLQNNLIGTLRPGMFGPSLITLWLYSNNISSIQPGTFRHLQVLEELDLGDNRNLRTLEPDTFRGLERLQSLHLYRCQLSSLPNTIFRNLYSLQYLYLQENNLLCLQDDLFVDLANLSHLFLHGNKIWKLSENVFRGLSGLDRLLLHRNHLHTVPMWAFHDLGKLTILYLFNNSLTTLSGETLSDLPSLEFLRLNNNPWACDCRAYSLWSWFQRTHVSISDVICTSPAERKGHDMRYLNEAIFQGCPPTSHHSIEFDWSCRPEWENGLAHPHPRPHPHPHPHPHPHPHPHPNGSSNHLYGLGGSPPADPSSFYRDVPANDIQSPKYDPPTEDDYWGSYGNGEGSQLKKGCLGTSCSSLDSGAIRIGCWLFLLSCLFILLELS